From the Brachyspira intermedia PWS/A genome, the window AGGTATAATCACACTGAGAATGCCTACAAATAAAAATATTAAAAAAGTTATGAATATTTTTTTCTTATTGTCTAAATTAAACATAAGAGAAAAACAAAATAAATAAAAAATCCTAAAAACAAAAAAATGAGATGTTATTTCAGTAATTCTATAATCTGAATTGATATTTAAAGCAAAAAATAAAAAATATATGGTAAAAGGCAATATAGAAATTAATGCTAGTATTATAATATTTTTTTGTGATTGTGTTTTTAATTCTTTTATTAAACTATTCATAATTATTTTTTCTTGATATTTATTTTTTATAGATTATCTATTCAAATAGAAAAAAAATCAATTAATAAATAATAAAAAAGCCAATAGCTTAATTATTAAATTAAACTATTGGCAAATTAAAGGAATTTTACTTTATCAATTATTTGCTTAATCTAGCTCTTAATTCTTCTAATTGTTTTTTAAGTCTTTCAGGTAATCTTGAACCGAATTTAGCATAATGAGCTTCGATTTGATTAGCTTGATCTTTCCAAGCTTCAACATCTACTCTCATAAGCTCTTTGAAATCAGCTTCAGGAATATCTAAACCTTTAAGATCTAAATCGCCTTCTTTAGGCATTTTACCTATAGGAGTGTCAACAGCGTCGATTTTACCTTCAACTCTTTCACACATCCATTTTAATACTCTTGAGTTATCACCGAATCCAGGCCATAACCATTTACCGTCAGCATCTTTTCTGAACCAGTTTACATAGAAGATTCTAGGAGCTTTATCACCTAATTTATCTCCCATTTCAAGCCAGTGGTTCATATAATCGCCCATATTGTAACCAGCAAATGGAAGCATAGCAAATGGGTCAAATCTTAATGCACCAACTGCACCGATATTAGCAGCAGTAGTTTCACTAGCAGCAGTAGAACCCATAAATACACCATGATCCCAGTTATAAGATTCATGTACTAATGGCATAACTGAAGCTCTTCTTCCACCGAAGATGAATATATCTATAGGTACACCTTTAGGGTCTTCCCAATCTGGACAAATTACAGGACATTGTCTAGCAGGAGCTGTGAATCTAGCATTAGGGTGAGCACCTTTTTCACCGCTTTCTGGAGTCCAATCATTACCTTTCCAGTCTATACCATGTTTAGGAGCTTCTCCCATACCTTCCCACCATACATCACCGTCATCTGTTTCTACACAGTTAGTGAATATAGTGTTTTCTTTTATTGAATCCATAGCCATAGGGTTAGAATCATAAGAAGTTCCAGGAGCTACACCAAAGAAACCAGCTTCTGGGTTGATAGCATAAAGTCTGCCGTCTTCAGGATTTATTTTCATCCAAGCAATATCGTCACCTATAGTTTCACATTTCCAACCTGGGATAGTTGGCTGTAACATAGCAAGGTTAGTTTTACCGCAAGCACTTGGGAATGCAGCAGCTATATGGAATTTTTTACCTTCTGGGTTAGTTAAGCGTAAGATAAGCATGTGTTCTGCCATCCAGCCTTCTCTTCTAGCCATAGCAGAAGCGATACGTAAAGCGAAACATTTTTTACCAAGTAAAGCGTTTCCGCCGTAACCTGAACCATAAGACCATATTAAGTTTTCATTAGGGAAATGAGAAATATATTTTTTCTCTATTGGAGCACATGGCCATTTAGTATCTTTTTCACCGTCAGCAAGAGGAGCACCTACAGAGTGTAAGCAAGGTATGAACTCGCCGTCAGCACCTAATACTTCTAATACTTTAGTACCAACTCTAGTCATTATATGCATGTTACATACAACGTAAGGGCTGTCAGTGATTTCTACACCGATTTTAGCTATAGGAGAACCAACAGGACCCATAGAGAAAGGAATTACATACATAGTTCTATTTTTCATACAACCTTTATATAATTCTTTCATAGTTCCTTTTAATTCATCTGGAGCCATCCAGTGATTAGTAGGACCAG encodes:
- a CDS encoding phosphoenolpyruvate carboxykinase (GTP), producing the protein MKVEELKHEKLKAWIKEVADMCQPKDIYVCDGTKEEYDNCMNGLVELGLAKPLKKRPHSHSFRSDPSDVARVEDRTFISYPDKEDAGPTNHWMAPDELKGTMKELYKGCMKNRTMYVIPFSMGPVGSPIAKIGVEITDSPYVVCNMHIMTRVGTKVLEVLGADGEFIPCLHSVGAPLADGEKDTKWPCAPIEKKYISHFPNENLIWSYGSGYGGNALLGKKCFALRIASAMARREGWMAEHMLILRLTNPEGKKFHIAAAFPSACGKTNLAMLQPTIPGWKCETIGDDIAWMKINPEDGRLYAINPEAGFFGVAPGTSYDSNPMAMDSIKENTIFTNCVETDDGDVWWEGMGEAPKHGIDWKGNDWTPESGEKGAHPNARFTAPARQCPVICPDWEDPKGVPIDIFIFGGRRASVMPLVHESYNWDHGVFMGSTAASETTAANIGAVGALRFDPFAMLPFAGYNMGDYMNHWLEMGDKLGDKAPRIFYVNWFRKDADGKWLWPGFGDNSRVLKWMCERVEGKIDAVDTPIGKMPKEGDLDLKGLDIPEADFKELMRVDVEAWKDQANQIEAHYAKFGSRLPERLKKQLEELRARLSK